From Candidatus Cloacimonadota bacterium:
CCGGCTGGCCGGTTGCTTTGGGTGGAGCTTCAAACTCCAGCGCCATCCTTTACAACCTCGATTCCAATCCTGACAGAGAGGTCATTTTCGGCGATCCCTCCGGGAAAATCCATGCCGTCAAGGCAGACGGAAGCTCTGTTGCCGGATTCCCCATAAATGTAGGCAGCGCCGTAATCGGCTCCATTGCCATGGGTGACGTTGACAACAACGGCGTAAAAGACTTTGCCGCCGGCTTCCAAAACAACAACATCATGCTGTTCGGCCCCACTGGAAACACCATCTGGACCGTCCCCGCTGGCGGAACCCTGCGCAATGGGCCCGTGATGGCCGACCTGGCTAACAATGGCCAAAGCAAGGTGATAGCGGTGACTCAGACCGGCAGCCTGGTGGTGCTCAACGCCGACGGCAGCCCCTATCCCAATTTCCCCGTCAGCCTTGGCGGTGCCTGCCTGGGCACACCGGCCGTGGCCGACCTCAACGGTGACGGCATCCACGAAATCCTCGTGGCCACCCTGAACGGCACTCTCCATGCCATCAACAGCGCCACCGGACAGAACATCGCCGGTTTCCCCGTGACCATGCCAAGCGGTTCACAAAATCCCATCACCATCGCCAACCTCGATTCTGACAACCACCCCGAAATCATTGTTACCACCAGCACTTCGGGCCACATTCTGGCTTACAACCATGATGGGACGGTTCACTTCCAGAAAAGCGTGGGAGGCCAGATCAAGACCGGAGCCGTGGTTGCAGACGTGAACAACGACGGCAACAAAGAAATCATCGTGATCGGCGCCGCTGGCGTGGTGAACGTGCTCACCACCGCCGGAGCTGACTTGCCCGGAACCCCCATCAACGTTGGCCAGGCTGTGGAATGCACGCCCACGGTTGCTTATTTTGACGGTGACAACATGGCCGGCATCATCTTCGGCGACACCAACGGCTACGTGCACAGCGTGAGGATCGACGGAACCGAATCTCCAAACTTCCCCCTCCGCATCAACGGCAACGTGAAGACCTCCGCCGCCCTTGGCGACATCGATCTGGACGGAGACCTGGACATCGTGATCCCGAACGACGCCTCCTTCTATGTGATAGACGTAAAGCGCCCCGCCCAAAGCATCCCCTGGCACTGCTATCTGGGAACATACAACCGCGCCGGGAACAGCTACCAAACCACTCCAGTGGCGGACAACTCCATTCCCGAACTCAATACCAGGCTCCACGGCAATTTCCCCAATCCCTTCAACCCCAGCACCGTGATCTGTTTCGAACTGGCCGAGTCCGGCCCCGTGACCCTGGAAATCTACAACCAGAAAGGCCAGTTGGTTTCCACCCTCGTGGATGCCAACCTTCCTGCCGGGAACCATTCCGCGGCCTGGAACGGCACTGACGCCTCCGGCGACGCCGTGAGCAGCGGAGTCTATTTCTACCGCATGCGCTCCGGCGCTTTCAGCTCCACTCGTAAAATGGTGTTGATGAAATAATCCCGATTCAAACATGATCTGAAACACCGGAGACCGGACCAGGTTTCCGGTGTTTCCTCAATAAACACCCCGCGAGGAAACATGCCCACCAAACAATACGGATCAAATAAATTTCAAGACCTTTCCTGGATTGCCGCCCACTGGGGCTATTATCTGCGCCTGAACGGCCATGTGCTGAAGCAGGGTGTGCCCCTGCGCGAGCTGATCGGACTCAAATACCCGCTCCGCCTGTCCGATCCGCCCAAACCGCCCCTGCTCTCGGTGGATTTCACCGACGCCTGCGACCTTGCCTGCGTGTACTGCAACAATCCGCTTTTCCCCCACCCCCGCACCATGATGAGCGACGAGGTGTTCGGCTGCCTTCTGGAAAATCTCCGCGCCGCCAAGATCAACCGTGTGCGCATCGGTGGCGGCGAACCCATGCTGCATCCCAAATGCGCGGAAATGCTCACCAAGCTGGCCCCCCTCACCAAATACCTCTCCGTTATCACCAACGGCCAGTGGCAGGACCCCCACCACATAGACGAAATCCTGCTTTCCGGGGTGAACCTGATCGAAATATCCATCGACGCGGGCGGTGCCAGGATCTATGAAGCTTCCCGCAAAAACGCCAGCTACCTGCGCCTCATCCGCAACCTGCGCCACATGCGGGCCCTGAGGGACAGACTGAAGAGCAAAACCCTCATCAAAGCCCGCCTGATGCTGAGGCCCTCAACCCGGCACCTGGAAAGCTCTGAAACCCTCTTCTGGAGACGCTACGCGGATACCGTGCTGCCCCAGCTTCTGCTCAAGCACCCGGATTCCAATTACGACACCGACGTCTTCTATTCCCCGGTTTACGACCAGAATACGGCTCCGGTTTGCACCCTTCCCTTCAAGGACCTTGAAGTGAGGCCAGACGGACGCGTTCCCATCTGCCCCGCCAAAGGCTGCGCCATCGATCCCACCAAACAGCAATTCCTCGGCCACATCTGCCAGGATT
This genomic window contains:
- a CDS encoding radical SAM protein; this translates as MPTKQYGSNKFQDLSWIAAHWGYYLRLNGHVLKQGVPLRELIGLKYPLRLSDPPKPPLLSVDFTDACDLACVYCNNPLFPHPRTMMSDEVFGCLLENLRAAKINRVRIGGGEPMLHPKCAEMLTKLAPLTKYLSVITNGQWQDPHHIDEILLSGVNLIEISIDAGGARIYEASRKNASYLRLIRNLRHMRALRDRLKSKTLIKARLMLRPSTRHLESSETLFWRRYADTVLPQLLLKHPDSNYDTDVFYSPVYDQNTAPVCTLPFKDLEVRPDGRVPICPAKGCAIDPTKQQFLGHICQDSLLDIWNGPEFKAMRQAHRDRRGDILEGCKGCNYS